The following proteins come from a genomic window of Macrobrachium rosenbergii isolate ZJJX-2024 chromosome 39, ASM4041242v1, whole genome shotgun sequence:
- the LOC136825758 gene encoding uncharacterized protein — translation MTMLRGFLYADLIEAENLPDCDTAFFNIDPKDTSDPFAQIKLGTSVICKTDYVNNDESPKWQESYRIPVCHVADKLQVQVLDKDHVSAGLLGEVTLRVEDLLDGETLEGWYPLTGCEGRINLKLNYVPKEAIEATFEVPDCYFELREGCKVTPYQDAHCPPLPIYESIPTASGETYDAPCAWTDLYKALSNAQKFIYITGWSVYTGTVLVRGDDDCDQEGKGESVGELLKRKASEGVRVLIMVWNEKMSTGVTQGFMGTHDEETRTYFEGSDVEVAVVPRVRALGGLTSFFQNQFAQTCYTHHQKTVILDIPPLEGEELPRIQAFVGGLDITDGRYDTPEHELFRTLQNLHQGDFYNGVATTTSEEGPRQPWHDIHCRLDGPIVLDVLANFTERWRQQVLDRQSRLLSISNEEFLLDAPAVCDEGSLWNAQLFRSITSDSALFDFDKISTIPKRKGKYVDDSIHRAYIHNIRRADSFLYIENQYFLGSAYSWNDEQGTKAHHLIPQEIAQRIVEKINAGQHFTVYVVVPMFPEGDPVSGPVQEILHWQHRTMEMMYREIARAIEANELDTHPRDYLSFFCLGKGECPDEIPEDLPAPEPGTPASVLREQARLMIYVHSKMMIVDDDYILIGSANINQRSMGGTRDSEVAVGCFQPLHMREVCGDPRGAVHEFRMSLWAEHLDGVEEVHHNPGTIECMRAVNASADDNWSAYAGTEPCKVDGHLMRYPVEVCQDGSVIALIGCENFPDTEAPVLGAPNYLPNKLTT, via the coding sequence ATGACTATGCTAAGAGGATTCTTGTATGCTGACCTCATTGAGGCAGAAAACCTTCCCGATTGTGATACAGCATTTTTCAACATTGATCCGAAGGATACGTCTGATCCTTTTGCACAAATCAAATTAGGTACAAGTGTTATCTGCAAGACTGATTATGTTAACAATGATGAATCTCCAAAATGGCAGGAGTCATACAGGATACCAGTTTGCCATGTTGCTGATAAATTACAGGTACAGGTCCTGGATAAAGATCATGTATCTGCTGGTTTGTTGGGCGAGGTTACTTTACGAGTGGAAGATCTGTTGGATGGTGAAACTTTGGAAGGGTGGTACCCCCTTACCGGATGTGAGGGCCGAATTAATTTGAAATTGAATTATGTTCCTAAAGAAGCTATTGAAGCAACATTTGAAGTGCCTGACTGTTACTTTGAACTCCGAGAAGGTTGTAAAGTCACTCCTTATCAGGATGCCCACTGTCCCCCACTACCAATTTATGAAAGTATCCCTACTGCCAGTGGTGAAACCTATGATGCCCCTTGTGCATGGACTGATTTATATAAGGCACTAAGTAATGCCCAgaagtttatttatattactgGGTGGAGTGTTTACACAGGGACAGTTTTGGTGAGAGGTGATGATGACTGTGACCAGGAAGGCAAAGGGGAATCAGTAGGAGAACTATTAAAAAGGAAGGCAAGCGAAGGGGTTCGTGTTCTTATTATGGTATGGAATGAAAAGATGAGTACTGGTGTGACCCAGGGTTTTATGGGGACCCATGATGAAGAGACAAGAACTTATTTTGAGGGCAGTGACGTTGAGGTAGCTGTTGTTCCAAGGGTGAGAGCATTAGGAGGTTTGACATCATTCTTTCAAAATCAGTTTGCACAGACTTGCTACACACATCAtcaaaaaacagtaattttagaTATTCCTCCTCTTGAGGGAGAAGAATTACCCAGGATTCAAGCTTTTGTAGGTGGTCTTGATATCACCGATGGAAGGTATGATACCCCAGAGCATGAACTATTTAGAACTTTACAGAATTTGCACCAAGGGGACTTCTATAATGGAGTTGCTACTACAACAAGCGAGGAAGGCCCCCGTCAGCCTTGGCATGATATTCATTGTCGATTGGATGGCCCAATAGTCCTGGATGTGCTTGCCAATTTCACTGAGCGTTGGAGACAGCAGGTGCTAGATAGACAATCCCGTTTGCTGTCAATTTCAAATGAAGAATTTCTTCTTGATGCCCCAGCAGTTTGTGATGAAGGGTCCTTGTGGAATGCCCAGCTGTTCAGGTCAATCACTTCAGATTCAGCTCTCTTTGATTTTGATAAGATTTCTACCATCcccaagaggaaaggaaaatacgTAGATGACAGCATACATCGGGCCTACATTCACAACATTAGACGTGCTGACAGTTTCCTTTATATTGAAAATCAGTATTTCCTGGGGTCTGCATATAGTTGGAATGATGAACAGGGCACCAAAGCACATCATCTAATACCACAAGAAATTGCTCAGCGCATTGTTGAGAAGATCAATGCTGGGCAGCACTTTACTGTATATGTTGTGGTTCCTATGTTTCCTGAGGGGGACCCAGTCAGTGGTCCCGTCCAAGAAATCCTACACTGGCAGCATCGTACGATGGAAATGATGTACCGTGAAATAGCCCGGGCTATTGAAGCAAATGAACTGGACACTCACCCAAGAGattatctgtcatttttctgtttagGAAAAGGAGAATGCCCCGATGAGATTCCTGAAGATCTACCAGCCCCTGAACCTGGTACCCCAGCTAGTGTTCTGAGGGAGCAGGCACGTCTTATGATTTATGTTCATTCAAAAATGATGATTGTGGATGATGACTATATCCTTATAGGCTCAGCGAACATTAATCAGCGTAGTATGGGTGGCACGAGGGATTCGGAAGTTGCTGTTGGATGTTTTCAGCCCCTTCACATGCGAGAAGTTTGTGGAGACCCACGTGGAGCAGTTCATGAATTTCGGATGTCTCTTTGGGCTGAACACCTGGATGGTGTGGAGGAGGTGCATCACAATCCTGGCACCATAGAATGCATGAGAGCTGTTAATGCATCAGCTGACGACAATTGGAGTGCTTATGCTGGAACAGAGCCTTGCAAAGTTGATGGTCACTTGATGCGCTATCCGGTTGAAGTGTGTCAAGATGGTTCGGTCATAGCCTTAATTGGGTGTGAAAATTTCCCGGATACTGAAGCTCCAGTTTTGGGAGCACCCAATTATTTGCCCAACAAGCTAACAACATAA